The Tautonia plasticadhaerens nucleotide sequence GGACGAGCGGGCTATTGGCAGAGACGTTGCCCGAAACATCGACACCGACATCGGCCCCAGCCTCGTCGAAGACGACGTCGTCGAGCGAGGCGAGGGCGTTCCCGGCCTGCTCGGAGGTCTCGGCGATGCCCGCGCTGGTCGGCAGCGAGTAGGTCAGCGGCCAGCCGAAGGGACTCGCGTCATACGGCAGGAAATTGGTGATGCGCTGCAGCCCATGGGAGGCCGGCTGGGCGCCCTGGATCTGGCTGATCCCCGACCCGAAGCGGGCCTCGATGGTCCCCGGGGTCTGGGGGGGAGTGTCGCTCGCCGTGTCGTAGTGGACGGCCGACCAGAACAGCGGGTCGTAGGCCACCGGCAGGCCCCGCTGGAACGCATCGACGTAGACGCCCGGCGTGTTCGCCTCGTCGGCGACGTTGAAGTCCTTGTTGAAGGGGGTCGGCAGGTAGGCCGACCGGGAAACCGGCCAGCTGTTGTTCGGCGTATTCGCGGCCGACAGCGGTCCGGCCCCGCCGTAGCCGTAGCGGGCGCCGTACCAGCTGTTCGTCGGCTCGACGAACAACCGGAGGTCCAGCAGGTTGCGGGCGTTGGCCTCGGAGACCGCCGACTCGGCCAGCAGGGTCGAGCGCGAGTCCCGGGTGGCGTCCCGCATCCGGAGGATGGAGATCGGGAACAGGGCAGCGATCGACACGAAGCCGATGCCCATGATCATGATGGAGATCAGGATCTCGGTCAGGGTAATCCCCGACCTCGCGGCGTTCCGGCGGTTCTGCATCACGTCCCTCACTCCCCCCGTTGCTGCCGGATGGCCTCGACGTACGGGACGTCCTGCGCCGGCACGGCGCCGAATCCCGGATAGGCCACGGCCGTCGTGCTGAACTCGGCGATCGGGCTGACCGAGGCGTTCCCGGTCTTCGCCGAGATCGTCACCATCCGCCGTTCGCCTTCGAGGACCCGCGTCGTGACCGCCGGCGACGCCTCCCTCGGCACAGGCAAATAAGGATAGGCGGTCCTGTTGATGAGATCCGGCTCGAAGAGGTTGTCCCGCTCGGCGATCCAGAGGTGGTAGAACGAGAACTGGCCCACCCTGTTGAGCTGGTAGGGGGTCGCCGGGACCACCCTCCCGTCCGGATAGAACAGCAGGTCGACGTACCCCGTGGCCGGGTCGATCGGCACCCGAGACCGCTCGGGCGCGCCCGGGGCGACAGGACTCACCCCCCAGGCGGCAGTCGTCAGGTCGATCACGGCCGCCCCGGTCAGGCCGACCTCCCGCGCCCCGGAGGACACGAACGGACGCCGGGTGATCGAGTACGAGGTCGGAGTGCCGGTCCCGCCGTGGAGGAAGAAGGTGTCCGCCCCCTGGAACGAGAACGTGACGGTGGGGGTGGTGTTGTAGCTGCTCTGCCCGACGAACGAATCGAGCTCGTATTCGACGAGCAGCAGGTTGCTGCCCGGGG carries:
- a CDS encoding type IV pilus modification PilV family protein, giving the protein MQNRRNAARSGITLTEILISIMIMGIGFVSIAALFPISILRMRDATRDSRSTLLAESAVSEANARNLLDLRLFVEPTNSWYGARYGYGGAGPLSAANTPNNSWPVSRSAYLPTPFNKDFNVADEANTPGVYVDAFQRGLPVAYDPLFWSAVHYDTASDTPPQTPGTIEARFGSGISQIQGAQPASHGLQRITNFLPYDASPFGWPLTYSLPTSAGIAETSEQAGNALASLDDVVFDEAGADVGVDVSGNVSANSPLVPTNFAGPFSETGLYESQRTWEFTWMLTARQASAGDASAYEADIVIFHKRPIGFGSVAAPYDGAGDRDPSRRASVPLDERVVEAVWGHTGSPSAIDANGYSQGDDRTVLLRWDVATPDPRVRVGGWIADVTYERYQARSVANYPFVPGGGGTRYPGQRCNWYRVVRVGEPEIDQAYPNHRRMIIRIDSPVKAKTRLTVAGGQVVPVIHEAALINPYVVNVHSTLLYSR